The DNA region ACATGAGTTTATTATGCAACTTCCTCAAGATTACGATACCATCGTTGGCGAACGCGGACAAAAGTTATCGGGAGGACAAAGGCAAAGAATTGCGATCGCCCGCGCGGTTCTGAAAAATCCTCCAATTTTGATTTTGGATGAAGCAACTTCCGCAGTTGATAATGAAACTGAAGCTGCCATTCAACGATCACTTGAGAAAATTACGATGAATCGTACAACGATTGCGATCGCGCATCGGCTATCTACTGTGCGTAATGCGGATTGCATCTACGTTATGGAATACGGCAAACTAGTTGAGAAAGGTACTCACGAACAACTCGTTGCCCAACAAGGAATCTATGCGAGCCTTTGGCGGGTACAATCAGGTTTAACCGTTGCTAGTGGTTAGTTGCTAGTCACTAATCACTTATCACTTGTATCATCAATAATTAACCAGATTTGCTCTTATTACCAGTCTTTAAATTTTGAATTGCTTATGTTTTTTGGTAGCCCTCGACCTCATTCTCAAGAAAACACTTGGCGACGTCAACTAGATCAATTTGCCAAGGTCAATCAGCAAGAACTCGCAGCTTTGTCTTGGGGATTATGGCTAGAAAATGGCGATAGTCAAGGAACGTTAGGAATTAATTTAAAGCCACAACCGCATTTTGTCTATTGTCCAAAGTCAGCAATTGAAACTTTAAATGATAATGTAGAAAATCAAATTCAAGAAATTCTAGGTATTGTTGATAATCATCAACCTGAAAAAGAAGTTTTAATTATTGGCATCGGTAGCGAACAACTTAAGCTAATACATTATGAACCAGAGCCTGCACCACCTATTTGTTACGCCCAATTAGCAACTGATGTTAATACTTTATTAGAGCGACTGGAGCAAGATTTATCTAAACAAATATCCTAAAACTGAGCGCCTTAAAATATTATGAATGACACCGATAAAAGAAAACTTCTTTCTGGATTAAGTCACGCTGCTTTGATGCTTAACGCTGTTGTCATTCCAGTTCTTGTCCCGATTGTAATTTTGCTAGCAACTCATGACTCAATTGTGCGCGGCAATGCTAAAGAAGCCATCAACTTTACGATTAATATAATTATTTGTGGTGTTATTAGCTCAATACTTATCTTAGTAGAAGGTATTGGTGTTTTCTTGCTCTTTTTCCTTGCTATTATCAGCTTTATTATGCCATTGATTGCTACTATTTATGCAGTGAAAAATGTAAATAAGCCGTATCGCTATCCTTTAATATGGCATTTTCTATAGTTGCAAATAGTCTGTTTATATAAGTGAAGCTAATAAAATCATAGGTCGCAAACTTATTGAAGTTGTCAGGCTTTGAAAAAACAAATCGGAAAATACCTAAAAAAGAAATAATGATTTAAGATCGCTATACTAAGTATCCATTGACTCTAAAGGACAATTCGGCAGAATGCAGCCTGTCCCATCAACACAGCAAAATCAAGCAAGCGAACAGGAAAGTTCTGTAGCTGTAGATACAGCAGTTTTCTTTGAACTTTCTCTAGATTCACTGTGTGTCATTAGCAAGGATGGGATTTTTAAACAGGTAAATCCAGCTTTTAATAAGACATTGGGGTATGCAAATGGGGAACTGCTAGAGCAAAAATTTATAGAATTGGTTCATCCTGAAGATCGTGCTGTGACAAAGGCGGCGATCGCTCAAATTCAAACAAGCGATCAACGTACACGTTACTTTGAGAATCGCTACCTTTGTCGTGACAGTTCATACAAAAAGTTAGGATGGACTGTTTGTTTTGAGGCAGAACCAGGATTATTTTATGCGATCGCCCGCGAACTTACTTTGATAAAGTCCATTAAAGATACGACACTCTATCGCACTCTAGCACGCAATCTCCCCAAAGCAGCTGTCTTCTTATTTGACGATAATTTACGTTACGAGCTATGCGAGGGTCAAGAAATAGCCAGCATGGGCTTTAATCAAGAAACATTGGAAGGTAAAACGATTTGGGATGTATTACCGCCAAAAACTTGTGCAGAAATTGAGCCGTTGTATCGTGCAACGCTTGCAGGACAAGAATTCATTACCGAAATGGTTTTTTGCAGTCATGTTTACGCTGTGCAAATCGTACCTGTGCGTAATGAACAGCAGGAAATTGTCGCAGGAATGATGCTTCTCGAAAATATTGATGAACGCAAGCAAACCGAAGAAGCGTTAGATCAAAGTGAGGAAACAGTACAACAACAACTTAAAGAAATTGAAGCAATTTACACCTCTGCGCCGGTTGGACTTTGCTTTTTAGATACAAATCTATGCTATGTACGTGTCAACGATCGCCTAGCAGAAATTAATGGTATTCCAGCAGCAGAACATATCGGTAAATCTGTTGAGGAACTTTTACCCGAAATAGGTGAAGTGCAAGCAAAGTTGTTTGCGCAAGTACTTCAAACGGGAGTACCGATTTTAGATGCTGAAGTACGTGGTACTACCCCAGCGCAGCCAGGAATTGAGCGCGATTGGCTAGTGAGTTACTACCCACTACGCGATATTAACGATCGCATTCTAGGGATCAATATTGTTGTTCAGGAAATTACGCAACGCAAGCAACAAGCAGCTGCACTCGCAGAACGCGAAACACAGCTAACAACAATTTTGTCGAATACTCCTGATGTGATTTGCCGCTACAGCAACGACTTTCGCTATCTTTATATTAGTCCAGCTGCTGAACGAATTACGGGTATTCCTACGCACCAATTTATCGGCAAAACCAATGCTGAAATCGGGATGCCAGAAATGTATACTCAGAATTGGAAAAATGTGATCACCGAAGTTTTGAAGACAAGCAAGCAACAAATATTAGAATTTAACTTTCCTCTTGCTTCTAAAACATGGTACTTTTACTCGATATTCATTCCAGAGTTTGCACCAGACGGTTCAGTTGAATCGGTACTTGTTGTCAGTCGCGATATTACCGAACGCCGTCAAGCTGAAGAATCTTTAGCGAAAAGTCAAGATTGGTTGCAACTGTCACAACAAGCAGGGCAAATTGGTGTTTTTGTTTGGGACACTGTAAATGGAGATATTGTTTGGACACAACAGCTAGAAATTCTCTATGGGTTAACTCCTGGTAGTTTTGGCGGTACCTACGAACACTGGCGACAACAGGTTCACCCAGAAGATATTGTACAGATTGAGCAAAGTTGGCAAAAGAAAATGCAAACTCGCGACGAAGAGTGGCAAGGCGATTTTCGGATTTTTCACGCCCAAACGGGGGAAATCCGCTGGATTGCGGCGAAAAGTCGCTTTTTCTACAACAGTCTTGGTCAACTAATCCGCATGATTGGCGTGAATCTGGATATCAGCGATCGCAAACATACAGAAGTTGCACTCCGCGAAAGCGAACTAAATTATCGGATGCTGGCAGATACAATGCCACAATTATTTTGGACAACACTCCCTGATGGCTACCATGAATACTACAACCAACGCTGGTACGATTACACAGGTTTGACGTTGGAAGAAACGAAAGGTGCTGGCTGGAATCATGTCTTGCATCCTGACGATCAACAACGCAGTTGGGAAGTTTGGCATAAGTCTTTGCAAACAGGGAAAAATTACGAAATTGAATATCGCTTGCGCCGCTTTGATGGCGAATACCGCTGGTTTTTGGGTAGGGCGTTTCCTTTACACGATGACACGGGACAAATTATTCGCTGGTTTGGTTCGTGTACTGATATCCACGATCAAAAAATTGCTTTAGAAGAACGTGATCGCGCCGTCGAACGCGAACGTACAGCAAGATCGCAAGCCGAAGCCGCGAATCGCATTAAAGATGAATTTCTAGCGGTACTCTCACACGAATTGCGATCGCCTCTCAATCCGATTTTGGGTTGGGCAAAACTTCTTCTCACTCGTCAATTTGATGAAAATACAACGCGCAAGGCTTTACAAACAATCGAGCGCAACGCCCAATTACAAACACGCCTCATTGAAGATTTACTAGATATCTCGCGCATTTTACGCGGTAAGCTGAGTTTAAATATTACGCAAGTCAACTTAGTGACAATTGCCGAAGCCGCCCTGGAAACGGTACGACTCACAGCGGAGGAAAAAGCGATTCACTTACAACTGATTATTGAAGATTCCGCGCGTTATTCTGAATTTCAGATCGCTGGAGATGCAGCACGGTTACAGCAAATTGTGTGGAATCTGCTCACGAATGCAGTCAAGTTTACTCCTCATGGCGGGCACGTAGAGGTCAAGTTGGAAAAATTAGCATCTTCTTCTGTGCAAATTCAAGTTAGCGACACTGGTAAAGGAATTGCACCAGAATTTCTTCCTCACGTGTTTGATTACTTCCGCCAAGCTGATAGTAGTATTACGCGAAAATTTGGTGGATTAGGATTAGGACTTGCCATTGTCCGTCATTTAGTCGAATTACACGGCGGTACAGTGAAAGCTGATAGTCAAGGCGAAAGTAAAGGCGCAACGTTTAGCGTTACACTACCACTTCCCGAATCTGAAATTGTTGATGAAAATTCAGGCGATCGCATTCATTACCAGAACTCTGATTTACCACTATTGGGAATACGCGCCTTAATCGTTGATGACGAAGCAGATATGCGCGAGTTACTCGTTGTAACTCTAGAACAATACGGTGCGCAAGTCACTGCTGCTGCATCAGCAAGCGAAGTTTTAGAAAAGTTACCGCAATATCAGCTTCTAATTAGCGATATCGGAATGCCTAATGTTGATGGCTATACATTAATGCGGCAAATTAGAACTTTACCACCGGATCAAGGAGGAGCGATACTCGCGATCACGCTAACAGCTTATGCAGGCGAAACCGATCAACAAGCTGCGATCGCCGCTGGATTCAACCGACATTTAGCAAAACCCGTCGAACCTGCTAAATTGTTAGCAACAATTGTTAATCTTTTAAGCAAAAAATCATAAATCTTGAGTTAATATAAGCGTCATTGCTTGCTGTAAAATCTCTTCTTGATTGACTTTTCGGGTTAATTCATCCGGTTGTTAGCGTCCTTGTTCAACTTCTAACGCAGCGCGGTCAATTGCTTCTGGATAAGCTTCTTCTAAAGCAATACGTAAATCTTCTGGTGGTAGGTAATAACTGCCTGCTTGACGACGTTTATTCTTTTTTTGAATTATCCGAATGGAATTACGAATTGACACTTCCCACAAGCGCGTAGAACGGTTTTCAGCGTATTGTTTGATAGGATGAATCAAAAGGATAACTGCATAACTGCTAATAGCACTAATTTTATCATCACGGCTTATTTCTTCGAGTTCTTCAATAATTGCTAATGCGCCTTTGATCTCACCTTGTAATAACAATTCCTTAAGGGTAAATAGTTCTTCCATAGTCCGGCTAACTATTTGCGACATGGTTAGTAATTAATAAACTTTGTCTTCTAGCTAGTACACGGAGGTGGGCTTTGTCTATCTAGGCGCGAATTCATTCGCAAAGCTGACATCATAATTATTCAGATTGACAAAATCTAAGAATATATTCAGCAGCAATTTGGGGTTGTTCGAGATGCGGTACATGACCGCAGTCTTTAATCCAAACAAGTTTACTATCAGAAATCGCCTGCTGAAATTTATCAGCATCTTTAATTCCTAAAATGCGATCGTCTTCTCCCCACAAAATCAGCGTTGGTTGCTCGATTTGCGCTAATTTATCTTTAAAAGAAGTGTAACCACCACTTTTTGTAAAAGCAATTAAAGCTTGATTCCATCCTGGCATATTTAAATGTAGTGCTGCACATAATTGTGCGTCAACTGAAGCTAAATTTTTGTTTTTATACGCTGCCCGACTAATACTATTACGAACTTTAGGATTGCGTAAAAACTCGGTTGCAAGTCGATCAAACGGAGGAAACATCAGTTTTCCCATTGCAAAACCAGCACTAAAGCCTGCACTATCTATCAAGACTAATTTTTGCACAACTTCTGGGTAAGTCAGCGTAAAATCAATCGCGGCTGCACCCCCCATCGACGCACCCACTAAAATTACAGGTTGAGCAATTAAAGCTTCCCAGAAACAATGTAGATGTGTTTTAATCGTATTCGGACTTAAAGCTAAATTTTCAATTCTTTCAGTAAAGCCAAACCCTAATAAATCAACAGCCCAAGTTTCATTTTTAACTGCTAATAACGGTAGTAAACGCCGGAATTCTAGAACAGAACTATCAAAGCCATGCATAAGTAAAATGGGTTGACCACCGTGACCTTTTTGAACATAAGCTGTAGTAATTGCTTGGGCAAATGGAGTGGCGATCGCTTGAATTTTAATACTTTTTGCAAGCTCGATTGACGTTGCTTCTATAAGTTGATTACTTAAATCATTAAAATTAATTTTCATGCCAAATTATGAATTAAAAAAATAAGGTAGTAGCCCTGATGAAAATTCAGACTACTACCAATATAAAATATATAAGATCCTAAAATTTAGCCACAGATAACGCGATTAATCTCCAGTGACAGCTTCTTTAAGTTGTTCAGCAGCTTGCTTTGTACCAGGGTCAATTGGTTCATCGAGGTTAAGTTTCTCTTTGACATTTTCAAAGAAACCTTTGTTATTATCTTGGGCTTTTTCCGCCGCAGTTTTAGTTGCTGATTTGTAGCCTTCTTCTTCTAAAAGTTTTTCGGCTTTTTCAGCCTCTTCTTTTAGTTTTTCAGCTTTAGGACGTCCCTGACTATCTACACGGTCAACTTGATACGCAGTCGCTTCTGGTGTCACAGGTTCAGCTTGTACTTGCATCGCTGTACTCACCATAAACGTCAATGCAACGAGAAAAACAGTAACAATCTGCCGCAGTTTTATTCTTTGCAACCACGATCGCTTCATTGAGACCCTCCACTATAGTTCTTGAAGTCGAAATTAAGCTTACACGGTTTAGCAGTACTCTGTTAAGAGTAGTGGGATAGAGATTTATATAAAGTATTCTTTATAAAGTTTTGTAAAAGCAAAATGTCAAGTATTATTACAGAGTTATTCGTTCATCCAGTCAAAGGGCTAACGCCGCAAGCTGAAACTCAGGTGAACTTGCAAGCGGGACATGGTGTCATTGGCGATCGCGCTTTTGCATTGATGTATGATAATTCTGCATCTTCCGATTATGTTGTTCCGTGGATGCATAAGCGTAATTTTGCAATGCAATGCGATCTTCCTGCATTAGCCGCTTTGAGTTGTCACTACGATTTTCAAAGTACATTATTAACGATTAAGCACAAAGATAGCGAATTACTCGCAGCTAAAACAAATAATTTGGATGAACGCAACTTAATCAGTTCATTTTTTACTGGCTATCTTGCAACTGATGTGAAATCACCGTTACGGTTAGTTGGTGAAAACGATGGAAAAACGCGCTACCCAGATCGCAATACAGTACACATATCACTCATCAATCAAGCAACGTTAGACCAACTCAGCGACATCGCTAAACAGCAAGTAGAGGTAAAACGTTTTCGTCCTAATATTGTCTTTGAAGGTATACCAGCCTGGACAGAATTTGATTGGATAGGACAACATTTTCAAATAGGTTCTGCACAAATCGAAGTGACTGCCCCAATCAATCGCTGTTTAAATATTAATGTAAATCCTAAAACAGGACAGCAAGATTTACAACTACTTTCTTTACTACAACAGCATTTTCATCACAAGCAAACAGGAGTTCTTGCCAAAGTCATTACTAGCGGTACAATCGCGATTGGCGATCGCTTGCAACCTTTAAATTTGTAGTACAGCATCCAAATAACAAAATCCAGCAAGCGAAATGTCTGCTGGATACAATTTTTTATTTGTAATCGAATTACATCGTATCCTTTACCGCATCTTTAGCGTCTTCGATTGCGTGCATTGCTGCGGCTTTTTCTTGCTTTGCTTGACCTTCAGCTTTATCTTTTGTACTACCCGTAATTTCACTGACAGCTTCTTGAAGCTTGCCTTCTACATTTTTAGCAACAGCTTCG from Chroogloeocystis siderophila 5.2 s.c.1 includes:
- the ccmS gene encoding beta-carboxysome assembly chaperone CcmS — translated: MFFGSPRPHSQENTWRRQLDQFAKVNQQELAALSWGLWLENGDSQGTLGINLKPQPHFVYCPKSAIETLNDNVENQIQEILGIVDNHQPEKEVLIIGIGSEQLKLIHYEPEPAPPICYAQLATDVNTLLERLEQDLSKQIS
- a CDS encoding DUF4870 domain-containing protein — protein: MNDTDKRKLLSGLSHAALMLNAVVIPVLVPIVILLATHDSIVRGNAKEAINFTINIIICGVISSILILVEGIGVFLLFFLAIISFIMPLIATIYAVKNVNKPYRYPLIWHFL
- a CDS encoding PAS domain S-box protein translates to MQPVPSTQQNQASEQESSVAVDTAVFFELSLDSLCVISKDGIFKQVNPAFNKTLGYANGELLEQKFIELVHPEDRAVTKAAIAQIQTSDQRTRYFENRYLCRDSSYKKLGWTVCFEAEPGLFYAIARELTLIKSIKDTTLYRTLARNLPKAAVFLFDDNLRYELCEGQEIASMGFNQETLEGKTIWDVLPPKTCAEIEPLYRATLAGQEFITEMVFCSHVYAVQIVPVRNEQQEIVAGMMLLENIDERKQTEEALDQSEETVQQQLKEIEAIYTSAPVGLCFLDTNLCYVRVNDRLAEINGIPAAEHIGKSVEELLPEIGEVQAKLFAQVLQTGVPILDAEVRGTTPAQPGIERDWLVSYYPLRDINDRILGINIVVQEITQRKQQAAALAERETQLTTILSNTPDVICRYSNDFRYLYISPAAERITGIPTHQFIGKTNAEIGMPEMYTQNWKNVITEVLKTSKQQILEFNFPLASKTWYFYSIFIPEFAPDGSVESVLVVSRDITERRQAEESLAKSQDWLQLSQQAGQIGVFVWDTVNGDIVWTQQLEILYGLTPGSFGGTYEHWRQQVHPEDIVQIEQSWQKKMQTRDEEWQGDFRIFHAQTGEIRWIAAKSRFFYNSLGQLIRMIGVNLDISDRKHTEVALRESELNYRMLADTMPQLFWTTLPDGYHEYYNQRWYDYTGLTLEETKGAGWNHVLHPDDQQRSWEVWHKSLQTGKNYEIEYRLRRFDGEYRWFLGRAFPLHDDTGQIIRWFGSCTDIHDQKIALEERDRAVERERTARSQAEAANRIKDEFLAVLSHELRSPLNPILGWAKLLLTRQFDENTTRKALQTIERNAQLQTRLIEDLLDISRILRGKLSLNITQVNLVTIAEAALETVRLTAEEKAIHLQLIIEDSARYSEFQIAGDAARLQQIVWNLLTNAVKFTPHGGHVEVKLEKLASSSVQIQVSDTGKGIAPEFLPHVFDYFRQADSSITRKFGGLGLGLAIVRHLVELHGGTVKADSQGESKGATFSVTLPLPESEIVDENSGDRIHYQNSDLPLLGIRALIVDDEADMRELLVVTLEQYGAQVTAAASASEVLEKLPQYQLLISDIGMPNVDGYTLMRQIRTLPPDQGGAILAITLTAYAGETDQQAAIAAGFNRHLAKPVEPAKLLATIVNLLSKKS
- a CDS encoding DUF29 family protein, which codes for MSQIVSRTMEELFTLKELLLQGEIKGALAIIEELEEISRDDKISAISSYAVILLIHPIKQYAENRSTRLWEVSIRNSIRIIQKKNKRRQAGSYYLPPEDLRIALEEAYPEAIDRAALEVEQGR
- a CDS encoding alpha/beta fold hydrolase codes for the protein MKINFNDLSNQLIEATSIELAKSIKIQAIATPFAQAITTAYVQKGHGGQPILLMHGFDSSVLEFRRLLPLLAVKNETWAVDLLGFGFTERIENLALSPNTIKTHLHCFWEALIAQPVILVGASMGGAAAIDFTLTYPEVVQKLVLIDSAGFSAGFAMGKLMFPPFDRLATEFLRNPKVRNSISRAAYKNKNLASVDAQLCAALHLNMPGWNQALIAFTKSGGYTSFKDKLAQIEQPTLILWGEDDRILGIKDADKFQQAISDSKLVWIKDCGHVPHLEQPQIAAEYILRFCQSE
- a CDS encoding MOSC domain-containing protein, producing the protein MSSIITELFVHPVKGLTPQAETQVNLQAGHGVIGDRAFALMYDNSASSDYVVPWMHKRNFAMQCDLPALAALSCHYDFQSTLLTIKHKDSELLAAKTNNLDERNLISSFFTGYLATDVKSPLRLVGENDGKTRYPDRNTVHISLINQATLDQLSDIAKQQVEVKRFRPNIVFEGIPAWTEFDWIGQHFQIGSAQIEVTAPINRCLNINVNPKTGQQDLQLLSLLQQHFHHKQTGVLAKVITSGTIAIGDRLQPLNL
- a CDS encoding CsbD family protein; protein product: MSIENRAEAVAKNVEGKLQEAVSEITGSTKDKAEGQAKQEKAAAMHAIEDAKDAVKDTM